In Bacteroidia bacterium, one genomic interval encodes:
- a CDS encoding MopE-related protein: MTTKIAKTNWLFGLLKVNKLHFIWLFIFLTGIAMAETEPNDSKAQANVLTLNTGMPGTVTLTESDWFSVTIPEDGNLNIQGVFSSYIYIQIYDNDGVTSLLNNYHNGTLTRTVNGLAAGTYYVRVYNYYLSETNTYTLTASLTTTGLANDVEYNGTPATASVLALNGSTTGHVNYYYNNQKDTSDWYSVTVTQDGKLSYTITSNGQNVYAILYDGDATTQLAGSYTTTTATFQRDGMAPGVYYIRISTFYNSEYVAYTLSNILTPPVNANDPLPNDVYTQATTLPFNGSITGHIGFRYNGAVDTYDWYKVTTNADGKIQYTLTVDNGQDVYAELFDGDGTTFLEGSYTTTSATFEEDGQAPGTYYIRIRTFYSNQFASYQLSNNLVVPVQANDASPNDVYTSATVLNLNDSTTGHIGYHYNGNIDTYDWYSVTTNANGQLFWTITSHNGQNIYAELFDGDGTTNLAGSYTITTATFNKNGLAPGTYYIRIKTFYSNEFTPYTLSNSLSPAVYTNDTEPNGSKPTALPLAVNTTVQGHIGYYYNNLDDTLDYYALTLPVDGKLSWTISSANGQNVYAQLYDNDGTTSLGGSYTTTSATFTVNNLAAGTYYIKIRTFYNNEFAPYELSTSLDPMNFTVENTADNNFAITPTLLPANTATTGHLNFYYNNQYDNKDWWVIGYDGSGAMTITGELEQNHFNADYPYINYALYTDTAASAIASGTWHNPTNSFVVNTPVIGKYFLRLTPGFSTFGAYRLTAGYTENCSNTITINNTVQAPPCLGTIDYTVSNGLANYTVQLYKNGSPFGAPQTTASTVSFNNLGIGTYYLQSASFGASGACSVNSANTIFSTPPVPNITAGGSTTFCQGGSVVLTADAANSYLWSTGETTQAITVSATGNFVVTVYNAALCSSTSASTSVTVNPLPPTPTISANGPLTFCANSNVTLTSSTANEYLWSDAEITQSIVVNTAFTFSVTITDANGCTATSASVTTNTIPLQTYYRDFDNDNFGDAANTIQDCTPPAGYVADNTDCNDNNNAVHPGATEICNGIDDDCNGLTDDNIVNSTYYADADGDGFGDPAVDSSACAPPVGYVLNNTDCNDANNTIYPGATEVCGNGIDDDCDGQIDEGCGSNTWYADVDGDTYGDINNFVVDNNPTPPSGYVADNTDCNDASAAIHPGATEIVCNGIDENCNGMADDLGTPSTDPTSISSDAVFNEICLGGNTTLTVNGGSLGTGASWQWYSASCGGTPVGSGNSISVSPAAATNYFVRAESPCGNSACVSLTITVKTSLPAHAVVVPPITGLPANGCPGSTASISVPVVANASQYIWDGPSGTYFNGNPLNTSPFTSPTPNVQVTFGTTNSSFYNIGVQAANSCGATLRKIQKVRYKISTPASISGAANACANSSNTYSIAAVTGASQYLWSITGDATVSGNGTTVTVNFGPAWTGGNLCVSAQTTCFTSPAKCMLISASSTALNAINGTFTACPGSVISYNVAPSAGASYYTWTLPAGATGSSTTNSINVTYGPSFNSAGNICVTVTSACGVTSAPKCKTVAPGLPARPLAITGPSNGLCGQSASYSVVSTPGISYNWTAPGTISGNGTNAITVAYGSFTTGSVCVTASNSCGTSAARCITVKGAPNTPVALTANPATWCANTQGIEFTANVSNTTGSYTLAWTYPSSPVATYISGGGNSNTLTLDWGTGNGTVIVKASNSCGEGSKAYLVNIGCKEAQQVDAGTLSAYPNPTAGMLNIEFNAVEKSNASVSVIDLSGRTIMNSSQTVTAGSNNLQLDLTNVAKGAYMIRVKANQFTQQIKVVVE; the protein is encoded by the coding sequence ATGACAACTAAAATCGCAAAAACAAATTGGTTGTTTGGATTACTTAAAGTAAACAAACTCCATTTTATCTGGCTATTTATTTTCCTTACAGGAATAGCAATGGCCGAAACCGAGCCTAATGACAGTAAAGCTCAGGCAAATGTTCTAACACTAAACACAGGCATGCCCGGAACGGTTACATTAACTGAATCAGACTGGTTTTCTGTAACCATACCTGAAGACGGGAATCTGAATATTCAAGGCGTTTTCTCCAGCTACATTTATATTCAGATTTACGATAATGATGGCGTTACCAGTTTGCTTAATAACTATCATAACGGAACTTTAACCCGAACGGTTAATGGGTTGGCTGCAGGAACCTACTATGTTCGCGTATATAATTACTATTTATCAGAAACCAACACCTATACTCTAACGGCATCACTAACCACAACAGGATTAGCCAATGACGTTGAATACAATGGCACACCGGCCACGGCCAGCGTGTTAGCATTGAATGGCAGCACTACCGGACATGTTAATTACTACTACAACAATCAAAAAGATACTTCGGACTGGTATTCAGTTACAGTCACTCAAGATGGGAAGTTAAGTTATACTATCACAAGCAACGGGCAGAATGTTTACGCCATTCTTTATGATGGCGATGCAACTACTCAACTTGCCGGAAGTTATACAACCACAACAGCCACCTTTCAACGAGACGGCATGGCACCGGGAGTTTATTACATCAGAATTTCTACTTTTTACAACAGTGAATATGTTGCTTATACGCTATCAAACATATTAACACCTCCTGTAAATGCCAACGACCCACTCCCAAATGATGTTTATACACAGGCTACAACATTGCCTTTCAATGGAAGTATTACGGGACATATAGGCTTTCGCTATAATGGAGCCGTTGATACCTATGACTGGTATAAAGTAACCACTAACGCTGACGGTAAGATTCAATATACCCTGACAGTTGATAATGGCCAAGATGTTTATGCCGAATTGTTTGATGGAGATGGTACCACCTTTTTAGAGGGAAGTTATACAACCACTTCTGCAACTTTTGAAGAAGATGGTCAGGCTCCAGGTACTTATTACATCAGAATCAGAACATTTTATTCCAATCAATTTGCATCCTATCAACTATCAAACAATTTAGTTGTTCCAGTACAAGCAAATGATGCATCTCCAAACGATGTTTATACTTCAGCAACAGTGTTGAACTTAAATGATTCTACTACCGGACACATTGGATATCATTATAACGGAAACATAGACACCTATGATTGGTATAGCGTTACCACCAATGCTAATGGGCAATTATTTTGGACCATCACTTCTCATAATGGCCAAAATATATATGCTGAACTATTTGATGGCGATGGCACCACTAATTTAGCGGGAAGTTATACAATCACTACTGCTACTTTTAACAAAAATGGACTGGCACCAGGGACCTACTATATTCGAATAAAAACCTTTTATTCTAATGAATTTACGCCTTATACTCTGAGTAACTCACTATCACCGGCAGTTTACACCAATGATACAGAACCAAACGGTTCAAAACCAACAGCCTTGCCTTTAGCAGTAAATACAACCGTGCAAGGTCACATCGGCTATTATTACAATAACCTTGATGACACGTTGGATTATTATGCCCTGACACTTCCTGTTGATGGCAAACTTTCCTGGACTATTTCATCTGCAAATGGACAAAATGTTTATGCACAATTGTATGATAATGATGGTACCACTAGTCTTGGTGGCAGCTACACAACAACTTCTGCAACATTCACAGTGAATAATCTTGCAGCCGGTACTTACTATATAAAGATCAGAACATTTTATAACAATGAATTTGCTCCTTATGAGCTAAGCACCTCATTAGATCCAATGAACTTTACAGTAGAAAACACTGCCGATAACAACTTTGCTATAACTCCTACCTTACTTCCGGCAAATACAGCTACAACCGGTCACCTCAACTTTTATTACAATAATCAGTATGATAATAAAGACTGGTGGGTTATTGGATATGACGGTAGCGGAGCAATGACCATTACAGGAGAATTGGAACAAAATCATTTTAATGCTGATTATCCATATATCAATTATGCACTTTATACTGATACTGCTGCAAGCGCCATTGCTTCAGGAACCTGGCATAACCCAACTAATTCCTTTGTGGTAAATACCCCTGTGATTGGTAAATACTTTTTAAGACTAACTCCAGGCTTTAGCACATTTGGCGCTTACCGTCTGACTGCAGGATATACTGAAAATTGTTCCAATACAATTACCATCAACAATACCGTACAAGCTCCACCATGCTTAGGTACTATCGACTATACCGTATCAAACGGTTTGGCCAACTACACCGTACAGTTGTATAAAAACGGAAGCCCTTTTGGTGCTCCTCAAACTACAGCATCAACTGTTAGCTTTAATAATTTAGGAATAGGAACTTACTACCTGCAGTCAGCTTCCTTTGGTGCTTCAGGTGCTTGCAGTGTTAATAGTGCAAACACCATATTTTCTACACCACCGGTTCCTAACATTACAGCAGGAGGCTCTACAACATTCTGCCAGGGTGGAAGTGTAGTTTTAACTGCCGATGCTGCAAACTCCTACCTCTGGAGTACCGGTGAAACTACACAGGCTATTACAGTAAGTGCAACAGGCAACTTTGTGGTAACTGTTTACAATGCAGCATTGTGTAGTAGTACTTCTGCATCAACTTCTGTAACTGTTAACCCATTGCCTCCAACTCCAACTATCTCTGCTAATGGCCCTTTAACATTTTGTGCCAACAGTAATGTCACACTAACTTCAAGTACTGCTAACGAATACCTTTGGAGTGATGCAGAAATAACACAAAGCATAGTAGTAAATACTGCCTTTACATTTAGTGTTACCATCACTGATGCCAATGGTTGTACTGCAACATCAGCATCTGTTACCACTAATACCATACCATTACAAACTTACTATCGCGATTTTGATAATGATAACTTTGGTGATGCTGCTAACACCATACAGGATTGTACTCCTCCTGCAGGTTATGTAGCTGATAATACTGATTGCAACGATAACAACAATGCTGTGCACCCCGGTGCAACAGAAATTTGCAACGGCATTGATGATGACTGCAATGGTCTGACTGATGACAACATTGTAAACTCAACATATTATGCCGATGCCGATGGTGACGGCTTTGGCGACCCTGCCGTTGACTCTTCAGCTTGTGCACCTCCTGTTGGTTATGTATTGAACAATACCGATTGTAATGATGCAAACAATACTATTTACCCCGGTGCAACTGAAGTTTGTGGCAATGGTATTGATGACGACTGCGATGGTCAAATTGACGAAGGTTGTGGTAGCAACACTTGGTATGCTGATGTTGATGGCGACACTTATGGTGATATAAACAACTTTGTGGTGGACAACAACCCTACACCCCCATCTGGTTACGTTGCCGACAATACTGACTGTAATGATGCCAGTGCTGCCATACATCCAGGTGCTACTGAAATAGTATGTAACGGTATTGATGAAAACTGTAATGGTATGGCTGATGACTTAGGAACACCAAGCACAGATCCAACATCTATCTCAAGCGATGCCGTATTCAATGAAATTTGCCTCGGTGGCAATACTACATTAACCGTTAATGGCGGAAGCCTTGGTACCGGTGCCTCATGGCAGTGGTACAGTGCATCCTGTGGTGGTACTCCTGTTGGCTCAGGCAACAGCATCTCTGTTTCTCCTGCTGCGGCAACTAACTATTTTGTTCGTGCCGAAAGTCCTTGTGGTAATTCTGCCTGTGTTAGTCTTACTATCACCGTAAAAACCTCTCTGCCTGCGCATGCTGTAGTTGTTCCACCTATTACCGGTTTGCCAGCTAATGGTTGCCCGGGCTCTACTGCATCCATTAGTGTTCCTGTAGTTGCCAATGCATCACAATATATTTGGGATGGCCCATCAGGTACATACTTCAACGGTAATCCACTTAACACTTCACCTTTCACTTCGCCAACCCCCAACGTGCAGGTAACTTTTGGAACTACAAACTCTTCATTCTATAACATAGGAGTACAGGCTGCCAACAGCTGTGGTGCTACACTTCGTAAGATTCAAAAAGTTCGCTATAAAATCAGTACTCCGGCTTCTATTTCTGGTGCTGCAAATGCTTGTGCAAACAGTAGCAACACTTATTCAATTGCTGCTGTAACTGGTGCCTCTCAATACTTGTGGAGTATTACTGGTGATGCTACCGTTTCCGGTAACGGCACTACCGTAACCGTTAACTTCGGGCCTGCCTGGACCGGTGGTAACCTTTGTGTTTCTGCACAAACAACTTGCTTTACTTCTCCTGCAAAATGTATGCTCATCAGTGCTTCGTCAACTGCTTTAAATGCCATCAACGGAACATTCACTGCTTGCCCAGGAAGTGTCATCAGCTATAACGTTGCCCCTTCTGCAGGTGCTTCATACTATACCTGGACATTGCCTGCAGGTGCAACAGGAAGTTCTACTACCAACAGTATCAATGTTACCTACGGCCCATCATTTAATAGTGCCGGCAACATTTGTGTAACTGTTACCAGTGCCTGTGGTGTGACGTCTGCTCCTAAATGCAAAACTGTGGCTCCGGGACTTCCTGCAAGACCACTTGCTATTACAGGACCCTCCAATGGTCTGTGCGGTCAGTCGGCATCGTATAGTGTAGTTTCCACTCCGGGAATTTCTTATAACTGGACTGCTCCAGGAACTATTTCCGGTAACGGCACAAATGCCATCACCGTTGCCTATGGCTCATTCACTACAGGTTCTGTTTGTGTAACTGCCAGCAACAGTTGCGGCACCAGTGCAGCACGTTGCATCACCGTTAAAGGTGCACCTAATACTCCGGTGGCCTTAACTGCTAACCCTGCTACCTGGTGTGCCAATACACAAGGTATTGAATTCACTGCTAATGTGAGCAATACTACCGGTTCTTATACACTGGCATGGACATATCCTTCATCACCTGTAGCTACCTATATTTCCGGTGGTGGCAACTCCAATACCTTGACATTAGATTGGGGTACAGGCAACGGTACTGTGATTGTTAAAGCCAGCAATAGTTGTGGTGAAGGTTCTAAAGCATATTTAGTAAATATCGGCTGTAAAGAAGCACAGCAAGTTGATGCCGGTACATTATCTGCTTATCCGAACCCTACTGCAGGCATGTTGAATATTGAATTCAATGCAGTTGAAAAGAGCAATGCTTCAGTATCGGTAATTGATTTAAGTGGCAGAACAATCATGAATTCATCTCAGACTGTAACTGCAGGCAGCAATAATTTGCAGCTCGATTTAACGAATGTAGCTAAAGGTGCTTACATGATTCGTGTTAAAGCAAATCAGTTTACACAACAAATAAAAGTTGTTGTCGAGTAA
- a CDS encoding MopE-related protein: MENRNNKNYVQYKLARMAFILFALMTGLQLQAQTPPFTRSTFQSAYVPISIGGGATSSTATGDNTMQTGIPIGFNFGYGDSTFSSISLNTNGLAWFDTPAPNPAAGHFFIATNTAPNQTLWAWANDDLTDDASSDILYQLQGTPGSQTFTIQYTNYPTGTGVTGSNVRMNCQIILYETSNIIEFRYGSLNIIGSQTNTGAAIGIEWGLGGNGNFIDAITGSSTLSHHMLSPFSGWPAYNFRFTPGAPSTIPAGTYNVGVGQTYNSLTQAVADINHRGINGAVTLNLTDAQYDTTAANGSNIFPIFVATPNADSINTLTITKIGTPATLAYRGSSITSTPVMAFGTAIGLAALNHDMEPILGVCGSYTTVSNINLISHGSPQVVEYGLLQFDMAEGKGAQHNLYDKITVDLDRTYGNAHGMYSVVTGGGWNNTNNSYNTWRDITIKDCNYGFRLYGAFYGVAESGNQLITSSCSTFNYIGDPNTPDDIISNLNNYGVWITGEAAFIMRNTIIQNVTTTSTIAIQGVLIDGVPTGGIYQINNNIIRNIKRINSQIIVDNAVDGMRVRWGNNLTGFNIYNNSISNILTTYAGVPTSVVAARGFAFDADGSGMATVDLYNNSVSIDGSTFPNASNLCLQVSNDETYTIKNNVFANFTTGQTGVATHTSFFTGNTNNYGTATSISDYNNYYVADTANGAPFMATATMYSTQAAWQAAMTINPNSDVNSQFADPHFVNNANNLHATSASTSLDGTATTPPAYITTDIDCQTRTAPHDIGFDDFSLAVNVYYADTDGDTFGDLNNSITSPSPTPPPGYVTNSTDCDDNNAAVNPGATEVCNGIDDNCNGQIDEGVTTTFYADTDGDGYGDAAVTTQACTAPVGYVSNNTDCDDNNNTIYPGATEVCGNGIDDDCDGQVDEGCGSNTWYADADADTYGDINNFVVDNNPTPPAGYVADSTDCDDNNAAVNPGATEICGNAIDDNCNGQVDENSPSLADAGADTAVCSVNSTTLGATAPLVGSGSWSIVSGVGGNIAHPNNPNSVFSGQYNKPYVLEWTTSNGGCVFSDQVTVIFVNTNYSPGRIAGFSGQTSAVCGLTQTYAAIPNHPYATYAWSGYPAGTTVNSQSGNQITLTYPNGGFNYFQLKVTSTICSIQTPIRSVAMKGAPSIKTATGPSIVCANTTGVIYSVDSLDGVTYNWSVPQGATIVSGQGTHEITVDWGNTGGLVLCNIWNLCGSSTAKKSVTTNCRGAQESLTQNNQVQLNIFPNPSSGIFEITTPDDLKNANIEVTDMQGRVLVKMAINNSENQIDLSSYSQGVYLLILHTETDVQTYKLIKQ, translated from the coding sequence ATGGAAAACAGAAACAACAAAAATTATGTGCAGTACAAACTTGCAAGAATGGCTTTCATTCTATTTGCACTAATGACAGGCCTGCAGTTACAAGCGCAAACTCCTCCGTTTACGCGATCAACTTTTCAGTCCGCCTATGTTCCAATAAGCATTGGTGGTGGAGCAACTTCTTCAACGGCTACCGGAGACAATACTATGCAAACCGGAATACCTATTGGCTTTAACTTTGGGTATGGTGACAGTACTTTTTCAAGCATTAGTTTAAACACCAATGGATTGGCTTGGTTTGATACACCTGCTCCCAATCCTGCAGCGGGTCATTTTTTTATTGCAACTAATACTGCTCCCAATCAAACTCTTTGGGCATGGGCCAATGATGATTTAACTGACGATGCATCATCCGACATTTTATATCAATTGCAAGGTACACCCGGCAGTCAAACATTTACTATTCAATACACCAATTACCCAACAGGTACAGGTGTAACAGGCAGTAATGTGCGCATGAATTGCCAGATCATATTATATGAAACATCCAACATCATTGAATTCCGTTACGGGTCTTTAAACATTATTGGTTCACAAACCAATACTGGTGCTGCTATTGGAATTGAATGGGGCTTAGGAGGTAACGGCAATTTTATTGATGCCATAACCGGTTCATCAACGCTAAGCCACCACATGCTAAGTCCTTTTAGCGGATGGCCTGCTTACAACTTCAGATTTACACCGGGCGCTCCTTCAACAATTCCTGCAGGAACCTATAACGTAGGTGTTGGCCAAACTTATAACAGTTTAACCCAAGCTGTTGCTGATATTAATCATCGTGGAATTAACGGTGCAGTAACACTGAATCTTACCGATGCACAATATGATACCACCGCGGCAAACGGCAGCAATATATTCCCAATTTTTGTGGCAACACCCAATGCCGATAGCATCAACACGCTTACTATCACAAAAATTGGTACACCCGCTACCTTGGCTTATCGTGGTTCAAGCATAACCAGTACACCGGTTATGGCCTTTGGAACTGCTATTGGTCTTGCTGCTTTAAATCATGATATGGAGCCAATTCTTGGGGTTTGTGGATCATATACTACTGTCAGTAATATTAATTTAATCAGCCATGGCTCACCACAAGTAGTGGAGTATGGCCTATTACAGTTTGATATGGCTGAAGGCAAAGGCGCACAGCATAATTTATATGATAAAATAACTGTTGACCTCGATCGCACCTATGGCAATGCACATGGTATGTATTCAGTAGTTACCGGAGGTGGCTGGAATAACACAAACAATTCATATAATACATGGCGCGATATTACTATTAAAGATTGTAATTATGGTTTTCGATTGTATGGAGCATTTTATGGTGTTGCTGAAAGTGGTAATCAGCTTATCACTTCTTCATGCAGCACCTTTAACTATATTGGTGACCCCAATACACCTGATGATATCATAAGCAACCTAAATAATTATGGAGTTTGGATTACTGGAGAAGCAGCCTTTATCATGCGAAATACTATAATACAGAATGTAACTACCACCTCTACCATTGCCATTCAGGGAGTTCTTATTGATGGTGTACCAACTGGTGGTATATATCAAATCAATAATAATATTATCCGTAACATCAAACGTATCAACTCACAAATAATCGTTGACAATGCCGTTGATGGTATGCGTGTCAGATGGGGTAACAATTTAACCGGATTTAACATATATAATAACAGCATCAGCAATATCCTAACCACCTATGCAGGTGTACCTACTTCAGTGGTTGCTGCAAGAGGGTTTGCTTTTGATGCTGACGGGTCAGGTATGGCAACTGTTGATTTATACAATAACAGCGTAAGCATTGACGGTAGCACATTCCCCAATGCTTCCAACTTATGCCTTCAGGTTTCAAATGACGAAACATACACCATCAAAAATAATGTGTTTGCAAATTTCACCACCGGACAAACAGGGGTTGCAACGCATACCAGTTTCTTTACAGGCAACACAAACAATTATGGAACTGCTACTTCAATTTCAGACTACAACAACTATTATGTAGCTGACACAGCCAATGGCGCACCTTTTATGGCAACTGCTACAATGTATAGTACTCAGGCAGCATGGCAGGCAGCTATGACAATTAATCCCAACTCTGATGTGAACTCTCAATTTGCCGATCCGCATTTTGTAAATAATGCAAATAATTTACATGCTACCTCTGCTTCTACTTCATTAGATGGAACAGCAACAACACCACCTGCCTATATTACTACAGATATTGATTGCCAGACACGCACTGCACCACACGACATAGGCTTTGATGATTTTTCTCTTGCCGTTAACGTTTATTATGCCGATACTGATGGTGATACCTTTGGTGATCTCAACAACTCCATTACCTCTCCAAGCCCTACACCTCCTCCGGGTTATGTTACCAACAGCACAGATTGTGATGACAACAACGCTGCTGTCAATCCCGGTGCTACTGAAGTATGTAACGGTATTGATGACAACTGCAATGGTCAGATTGATGAGGGTGTGACAACTACTTTCTATGCCGATACTGACGGTGACGGTTATGGCGATGCCGCAGTGACCACTCAGGCTTGTACTGCTCCTGTAGGTTATGTCTCTAACAACACCGACTGTGACGATAATAACAATACCATCTATCCGGGTGCCACTGAAGTTTGCGGCAACGGTATTGATGATGACTGCGATGGTCAGGTTGATGAAGGTTGCGGCAGCAACACCTGGTATGCCGATGCTGATGCTGACACCTATGGTGATATAAATAACTTTGTGGTGGATAACAACCCAACACCTCCGGCAGGTTATGTTGCAGACAGCACAGATTGTGATGACAATAATGCTGCTGTCAATCCAGGTGCTACTGAAATTTGTGGTAATGCAATTGATGACAATTGTAATGGACAGGTAGATGAAAACAGCCCTTCTCTTGCTGATGCCGGTGCTGATACTGCTGTTTGTTCTGTCAACAGTACAACATTAGGAGCTACTGCTCCTTTGGTTGGCAGTGGTTCATGGTCTATCGTTTCCGGTGTTGGTGGAAACATCGCTCATCCAAACAATCCAAACTCTGTATTTAGTGGTCAATACAATAAACCTTATGTTTTAGAATGGACAACGTCAAACGGTGGTTGTGTATTTTCAGATCAGGTTACTGTAATTTTTGTCAATACAAATTATTCACCCGGTAGAATTGCAGGCTTCAGTGGTCAGACTTCAGCAGTTTGCGGACTTACACAAACTTATGCTGCCATTCCTAATCATCCTTATGCTACGTATGCTTGGAGTGGTTACCCTGCAGGAACAACTGTAAATTCGCAATCAGGAAATCAGATTACATTGACATATCCAAATGGCGGTTTCAATTACTTCCAGCTTAAAGTTACTTCAACTATTTGCAGTATTCAAACACCCATTCGCTCCGTAGCAATGAAAGGTGCGCCTTCAATAAAAACTGCTACCGGACCTTCTATTGTTTGTGCCAATACAACAGGAGTAATTTACAGTGTTGATTCATTAGATGGTGTCACCTACAATTGGTCGGTTCCACAAGGTGCTACAATTGTTAGCGGTCAGGGTACTCATGAAATCACTGTTGACTGGGGTAACACTGGTGGACTGGTTCTTTGCAATATCTGGAATTTATGCGGTAGCAGTACTGCTAAGAAATCTGTAACTACAAATTGCCGAGGTGCACAGGAAAGTTTAACTCAGAACAATCAGGTGCAGTTAAACATTTTCCCAAATCCATCTTCCGGTATATTCGAAATCACCACTCCAGATGATTTAAAAAATGCCAACATTGAAGTAACAGATATGCAAGGCAGAGTATTAGTAAAAATGGCTATAAACAACTCCGAAAATCAGATAGATTTATCTTCTTATTCTCAGGGTGTTTACCTGCTTATTTTACACACTGAAACAGATGTACAAACCTACAAACTCATCAAACAATAA
- a CDS encoding T9SS type A sorting domain-containing protein, which translates to MKISVVKIADDGFKFGNVLNITDVMGKQLLSLQITNNETFADISNLSDGIYFVRLNSGHKNITSKPQKIIIHH; encoded by the coding sequence TTGAAAATTTCTGTTGTTAAAATAGCTGATGATGGTTTTAAATTTGGTAATGTTTTAAATATAACTGATGTAATGGGAAAACAATTGCTTAGTTTGCAAATTACAAATAATGAAACCTTTGCAGATATAAGTAATTTGAGTGATGGAATTTATTTTGTTCGACTTAATTCAGGTCATAAAAACATTACATCAAAACCACAAAAAATTATTATTCACCACTAA
- a CDS encoding response regulator transcription factor translates to MKIALVDDNFLNQKYFREKIATFGDIELLFVSNSGDEFLEKMKGLPMQQWPQVVFMDIQMPGLNGVETIQIAKALYASIHFIVLTVFEDDDTIFNAIQSGASGYLLKHENYVTIREAINEVLEFGGAPMSPAIARKTLKLLTQKDKITESKSSVIDTLLSDREREVLTHLVNGYDAKRIAEITDISTLTVRKHIANIYNKLHVNSKAQVISMAHKNKWFNIF, encoded by the coding sequence ATGAAAATAGCACTGGTTGACGACAACTTTTTGAATCAAAAATATTTCCGCGAAAAAATCGCAACTTTTGGAGATATAGAGTTACTGTTTGTTTCCAACAGTGGTGATGAGTTTTTAGAAAAAATGAAAGGCCTTCCAATGCAACAATGGCCGCAAGTGGTTTTTATGGATATACAAATGCCCGGTTTAAATGGTGTTGAAACTATTCAGATTGCAAAAGCATTATATGCATCCATTCATTTTATTGTGCTGACCGTTTTTGAAGATGACGATACTATTTTTAATGCCATTCAGTCTGGTGCATCAGGATACCTTCTCAAACATGAAAACTATGTTACCATTAGGGAAGCTATTAATGAGGTATTGGAGTTTGGTGGCGCACCTATGAGTCCGGCTATTGCCCGTAAGACATTAAAACTTTTAACACAAAAGGATAAGATTACTGAGAGTAAAAGTTCAGTTATTGATACGCTTTTATCAGACCGCGAAAGGGAAGTACTTACGCATCTGGTCAATGGTTATGATGCCAAGCGAATAGCTGAAATAACAGACATCAGCACCTTGACAGTTAGAAAACACATTGCTAATATTTACAACAAACTGCATGTTAACTCTAAAGCGCAGGTAATTTCAATGGCACACAAAAATAAATGGTTTAATATTTTTTAA